A part of Aegilops tauschii subsp. strangulata cultivar AL8/78 chromosome 2, Aet v6.0, whole genome shotgun sequence genomic DNA contains:
- the LOC109754444 gene encoding WRKY transcription factor WRKY51, whose protein sequence is MMTMDLIGGYGRADEQVAIQEAAAAGLRGMEHLILQLSRTGTSENSPVGSSEAPEQQVDCREITDMTVSKFKKVISILNHRTGHARFRRGPVVAQSQGPAVSEPAPVRASSLRSMTLDFTKASSGYGNDAGFSVSAASSSFMSSVTGDGSVSNGRGGGSSLMLPPPPSASCGKPPLASSAASTGAGGGQKRKCHDHAHSENVAGGKYGASGGRCHCSKRRKSRVRRMTRVPAISSKAAEIPADDFSWRKYGQKPIKGSPYPRGYYKCSTVRGCPARKHVERDPSDPSMLIVTYEGEHRHTPADQEPLAPLPEL, encoded by the exons ATGATGACCATGGATCTGATTGGAGGATACGGGAGGGCGGACGAGCAGGTGGCCATCCAggaggcggcagcggcggggCTGCGCGGGATGGAGCACCTCATCCTGCAGCTCTCCCGGACCGGCACCAGCGAGAACTCGCCGGTTGGGTCGTCGGAGGCGCCGGAGCAGCAGGTAGACTGCCGGGAGATCACTGATATGACCGTGTCCAAGTTCAAGAAGGTGATTTCTATCCTCAACCACCGCACTGGCCACGCCAGGTTCCGGCGCGGGCCTGTGGTGGCGCAGTCCCAGGGCCCCGCCGTGTCCGAGCCGGCGCCGGTGAGGGCATCTTCGTTGAGGTCCATGACCTTGGACTTCACCAAGGCGTCTTCCGGGTACGGAAACGACGCGGGCTTCAGCGTCTCGGCCGCGAGCTCATCCTTCATGTCGTCTGTCACCGGTGACGGGAGCGTGTCTAACGGACGCGGGGGCGGGTCCTCGCTGATGCTCCCGCCGCCACCTTCGGCCAGCTGCGggaagccgccgctggcgtcctCCGCGGCATCCACCGGCGCCGGTGGCGGGCAGAAGCGCAAGTGCCACGACCACGCGCACTCCGAGAACGTCGCCGGCGGAAAGTACGGCGCCTCCGGTGGCCGCTGCCACTGCTCCAAGCGCAG GAAGTCCCGGGTTCGGCGGATGACTCGCGTGCCGGCAATCAGCTCGAAGGCGGCGGAGATCCCCGCGGACGACTTCTCGTGGCGCAAGTACGGGCAGAAGCCGATCAAGGGCTCCCCCTACCCACG AGGTTACTACAAGTGCAGCACGGTGCGCGGGTGCCCGGCGCGGAAGCACGTGGAGCGCGACCCCAGCGACCCCTCCATGCTCATCGTGACCTACGAGGGCGAGCACCGGCACACCCCTGCGGACCAGGAGCCCCTCGCCCCGCTCCCGGAGCTCTGA